From the genome of Thermococcus chitonophagus, one region includes:
- a CDS encoding TBP family protein, giving the protein MISGKLGEKLSLEELAIKLPNVECVVVGAKSFEEAENTIKKLKELLKS; this is encoded by the coding sequence GTGATCAGTGGCAAACTCGGAGAGAAGTTGAGTTTAGAGGAACTTGCAATTAAACTACCAAATGTGGAATGTGTAGTTGTTGGTGCAAAAAGTTTTGAAGAAGCTGAGAATACAATTAAAAAATTAAAAGAGCTCCTCAAAAGCTAA